From Roseibium alexandrii DFL-11, the proteins below share one genomic window:
- a CDS encoding UbiH/UbiF family hydroxylase yields the protein MARAKKEITCDAVVVGGGPSGRITALALAKTGVKTALVAPLDAPQDARTTALWKKSIDLLKDLGIWDDILPTAEPLKTMRMIDGSKRLIRSPETLFESAELGVEEFGYNIINAELNNVLAAACSAEENLTCVDDFAENAAFSEEKAVITTKPGTTVSADLAVAADGRNSLLRTSAGIEVKRWSYPQTALVLNLEHTLPHRGISTEFHTPTGPFTLVPLPGRQSSLVCVETAETAGRLKTMDKTLLARELEDRARSILGKFTVISEPQTFPLSGMTAQSVISDRLALIGETAHVFPPVGAQGLNLSMRDIADLISAVAAAQAKGLDIGSPEALRTFEHKRMADIRSRTNAVDILNRSLLTDFLPVQAARSAGMYLAGKIGPFRRLLMREGMAPGTGFQLRP from the coding sequence ATGGCCCGGGCGAAGAAAGAAATCACGTGTGATGCAGTTGTTGTCGGTGGTGGCCCGTCTGGGCGGATCACTGCGCTGGCGCTAGCGAAGACCGGTGTCAAAACAGCTTTGGTAGCCCCTCTTGACGCGCCTCAAGACGCGCGGACAACGGCCCTCTGGAAAAAATCGATCGATCTCCTCAAAGACCTCGGTATCTGGGACGACATTCTGCCAACGGCAGAACCCTTGAAAACGATGCGCATGATTGATGGATCCAAACGCCTGATCCGCTCGCCCGAGACCCTTTTTGAAAGCGCTGAACTTGGCGTTGAAGAGTTTGGCTACAACATCATCAACGCCGAACTGAACAATGTGCTGGCCGCTGCTTGTTCCGCTGAGGAAAATCTCACTTGCGTCGATGACTTCGCTGAAAATGCTGCATTTTCCGAAGAAAAAGCCGTTATCACCACAAAGCCCGGGACAACCGTTTCTGCAGATCTCGCTGTTGCAGCCGATGGCCGTAACTCGCTTCTGCGGACTTCGGCCGGGATAGAGGTCAAGCGCTGGTCCTATCCACAGACTGCCCTTGTGCTCAATCTCGAGCACACGCTGCCACACCGCGGTATCTCGACCGAATTCCACACACCAACCGGACCGTTCACGCTTGTTCCGCTGCCTGGCCGGCAGTCCTCTTTGGTCTGTGTCGAGACGGCAGAAACCGCTGGGCGGTTGAAAACCATGGACAAGACGCTGCTCGCACGGGAGTTGGAAGACCGGGCACGCTCAATTCTCGGCAAGTTCACTGTGATTTCCGAACCGCAAACCTTCCCGCTGTCTGGCATGACCGCCCAGTCGGTGATTTCAGATCGTTTGGCTCTGATCGGGGAAACGGCGCACGTTTTCCCACCAGTTGGCGCGCAGGGCCTGAACTTGTCCATGCGCGATATTGCGGATTTAATATCGGCTGTGGCTGCGGCTCAGGCAAAAGGACTGGACATCGGCAGCCCGGAAGCCCTGAGAACTTTTGAGCACAAGCGGATGGCCGATATCCGGTCTCGGACCAATGCAGTTGATATTTTGAACCGGTCTCTTTTGACAGACTTCCTGCCGGTTCAGGCCGCCCGAAGCGCGGGCATGTATCTGGCCGGCAAGATTGGCCCCTTCCGCCGTTTGCTCATGCGCGAAGGGATGGCGCCGGGAACCGGATTTCAGCTGCGCCCATAA